In a single window of the Nicotiana tomentosiformis chromosome 10, ASM39032v3, whole genome shotgun sequence genome:
- the LOC138900155 gene encoding uncharacterized protein, which translates to MVLYLSVLDGAFGCVLGEHDETERKEQAIYYLSKKFTPYEARGIIRIGEDITETYDGWRMFFDGATNFKGVGIGEVLVLETSQHYPELLVIGDSDILVHQVLGEWATKNIKIFPYLYYVQELMKRFRKIEFKHVPRIQNEFAAALATQSSMIQHPDKNFIDPIPVGIHNQPAYCAHVEEEIDGNPWIKHKNSTTYRPQMNGVVEATNKNNKKILRKMVDNHKQWHEKLPFALLGYRTMVRTSTGATLYLLVYGTEVVIPAEVEIPSLRIIQEAKLNDAE; encoded by the exons atggtactctatttatctgtactgGATGGGGCTTTCGGCTGTGTCTTGGGAGAACACGACGAGACGGAAAGAAAAGAACAAGCCATATACTATctaagcaagaagttcacaccctatgaaGCACG aggtatcattcgtatAGGAGAAGACATCACCGAAACCTATgacggttggagaatgttctttgatggagctacaaacttcaaaggagtaggaatTGGAGAAGTTTTAGTGTTAGAAACAAgtcaacactatcca gaattactggtaattggagattcagacattttggtacatcaggttctaggagaatgggctacaaagaatatcAAAATATTTCCATATTTGTACTACGTACAAGAGTTGATGAAGAGGTTCAGaaaaatagagttcaaacatgttccgagaatccagaatgagttcgcagctGCGTTGGCCACTcaatcttccatgatacaacacccagacaagaatttcatcgatcctattccAGTAGGAAtccataatcagccagcttattgtgctcatgttgaagaagaaattgatgggaatccatg gatcaagcataagaattccacaacatacaggccacaaatgaatggagttgtGGAAGCCACCAATAAGAACAACAaaaagatattaaggaagatggtagataatcataaacaatggcatgagaagttaccatttgccctacttggatatcgtaccatggttcgcacatcaactggggcaactctttATTTGctggtttatggcactgaagtcgtcattcccgccgaagtagaaattccttctttaagaatcatacaagaggctaAACTCAATGATGCAGAATAG